TTCCCTCAATCTGCTCCAAACCGTACTCTACATCAATGATCTTGCCCTCGTCATCACGTAAATACATCGTTTTCTAGGTATATTGGTTGATTACTGAAAACTGGCTAGATTGGCAGCAATTCATCGGTGGCCGTAGCTCAATTACACAACACCTCACACGGCACTCCATCCCCATCCTGATCCAGATTCTTCATTCCACATTGGATGAGGTAGGTCTTCGCTTCATCGCAGATGCTCATATCCTTGCAGTACTTCTTGGCTGAACAATTCACTTGAGTGACTGGTAACTTCGCACTAAATGGATTGATTGCCCCGCTGCATTCTTCAGCCACGATTGGCATCTCTGCATCAGCTCCAAGAACACCTCTGAGAGTTGCAATCTCCTTGGCATCCGCTGTCAAACCCCACCGTAATTTCATGGCAATCCAAGCTCTCGCATACTCTTCTTGATATGCCTCATTTGGTGGCAACCACTCTGCTGGATCCGATGCACCTTGCTGTCTGTTGAGGCCTCGATCTACTGCAATCAGGGTATTCGGATCACTAAGGTCATTGGCGTAGTCTCGCTTCCTGTAAACATCCCAGGCATGGCCACCTGATTCATGTGCTTCTTTGAGTGGCACCAGATGATCGATGTCGAGTTGGCTGGCATCCGTGAACACCTTACCAGAATAGACTCCAAGCCAATTTCCAAAGACCACCCTACAATTCTTGGCAGTCTTGAAACTTACTGGAGTCTGAGACTCCTTGATCAGCACCTCATGCCTTGAATTCTGTCAATCCCTATCTTCATCCACCCAATGCTTCCAGGCCTTGTGTTCAAAGGCTGGACATTTAGATTTGGCTGCTGCGGATTTTGCCAGCAACAGTAACAATAGGAGGAATGGGATCAGTGCGTGCTTCATTAGTTCAACAGTCTTTGCAGATTTTCTGTCCATCAGGCATCACAATGTTGCACATCTTGCTAAAACTCAGATCAGCTCCATCCAGGTCTGCATCTCGAAAGATTGTTCCTGTCAGGTCTGTATTCTACAGATCTGCGTATCAGTAGTAGTGCTGGGGAATGGATAGGATGGGGCGTAGAAGAGGCAATTGATCAAATCAAAAAAGTGAGGCGAAATACATTGAGACTAGACCAGCGTCAATGACAATTTACAAAGCACTTAGGAGGACAATGAGCAAAGAAATATCAGCATGGACGGATCTCTTTGTATACGGGACCCTGCTTCCAAATTGTCGGCTACAAAATCAGATTTCTGGCTGTCTCCGTCATGGCCCTGTAATTCTGGAAAGAGCCCAGTTGTATCACTTGGGATATTTTCCAGGTATTGTTGAAGAAGATGGTTTTGTGATTGGGGAGTGGATTTCAGTCCCACCCACCATGTTGAAAGAACTTGATCAGATTGAGGACTACGATGTTGAGAGGGATCCTAAAGATTGTCTTTACATCAGAAAGAACGTTCAAATCCAGCGACTCACGGATGGAAAATCTTTAGACGTAGAGGCCTATTTTTATAACCGGGATAGTACACATCTACTTCTGAACAGAGAGAATTTAGAAGCAAGATTTGCCAAGAATCAAGGTGATGACGTCACAAGAACTGAGCGTCCAGTACAGCATGGATGCTATCGGCGTTATCTAGGCGAACAAGATGAGGAGGGTAGTTGGCTCATTGCTTTCGGTTCAAATCTGAATCAGCATCGATTGGAATCCAGAGTGGGAAAGGTTGGAGAAAGCAGAGTGGGATGGATACCAAACTTTCGATTGGTGTTCAATAAACAATCAACCCCTAGCAGCAGAGAAACATTCGCAAATATCCAATACCAGCCTGAATTTCGAACACCTGCTGTTGCAAGTTGGCTAGATCAGTCCCAGCTCGAACAATTGGATGAATTTGAAGGAACACCTGATCACTATCTCAGGATGGTCATTCCTTTTGTTGCCCGAGATACTAATCATGTTATTGAATATTACCAAGCTTACGTGGCCAACCCCAATAAGCTAGGACCGGGGAATCCTTCAGAGTCCTACCGAAATCACCTTGAAGTGGGCTACTGTGAGTATGGTTTTGGTGAGGTGCCAAGCTAATTGGTAGTAGCAGGCAATTGTGTTTGCGTCTCATTGTGCCTACAGGAACGAAATTCTAAGCTGCTTCCTTGCTTTGGCTCCAACAAGGTTCCACAGGGCAGGCAAGACCTAGCGGTGCTTCCCAGAGCACTACTCCTATATACCCCACAACTCTGCAAATACTGTAGCCTCTCAGCATACGCTGATTGCTGGGAAGATCACCATTTGCAAGGATTGCTGCAAATGCTTCTGGTGGGTTCTTCCAGAATGGAGTCTTTGCAAGATTCTCAGCACCATCCAACCATTGTGGTGGATCATAACTACCCCAGTTGGGGTAGGTCACATCGATGTCGAACCAACCAAGGTGCCTAATCCAGTGAAGAATCACTTCTAGACTAATCTCTGGGCGTTGGAAGTCCTGAGATTCAATGAATTCATCCACTCACCTGATCTGTAGTTCCAGAGCATCATAGCTACTTGGAAGGTTTCAAGGAGCAGCAGGCATTGGAGTTCCCTTCCTTGTCCTAACTGGCCTGTATCCCATAGCTGAACTCCATATCTGCTGAAATGAAAATAGCTGGTTGCATGATCTGCAGAGTAAAATCTACTAATGCTCATTGTAATTAGCACATCAGATAGCTGACTTACAAATTGGCGTGATCAGAGGCAACTGAATCTGGTTTCGTTATTCAGTGGATGGCCGATCTGATTGAAGGATGTTGCAGTCAGGCAAGATGGGAGGAGGCACGACACCAAAGTGTATTTGCAATGCAGGCCATAGTTGCTGAGTTTGTTGTCCTGGTTGAACGAACTACCAAGCTGTATCAGTGGATGGGAAATGCAGGGTAGAGTATTCCAACAGAGTAAACATCCAGGAAAACTAAGTGTGGGATCTCAGAATAAAAGTTTTCATTTGTTTCAGCGGATATCGTTTTTAAAGCGATTTAAAGATAAAGCAATCACATTAAAGAAAAAAGTAAAAGATCTCTTCTTTTGTAAAGAGTAATGTCGGTCAAAAATTATAAAATATTAATTTATATCAGTTATTTGAACTTATAATCTTAGTGGCACAATTTTCGGAGGTTAAATCTCTCTTCCGATGTCGTGTTCAGACATTTAATTTTAATAATCATTCTAAAGGATCACATCCATGAAAAAGATCTTGTTGGTACTTTTCGCATTAATCGCAAGCACTGGAATCGCTATGGCTGGTGGCCATATGAAAAACCTGGTCGAAACAGCAGCAGGGAACGATGCCTTCAAAACTTTGGTAGCAGCGGTGAAAGCCGCAGGATTGGTAGAAACTTTAGCTGGCAAAGGGCCGTTTACAGTCTTTGCACCAACAAATGAAGCGTTTGCCAAACTGCCTGACGGTACCGTTGAAAGTCTCCTGAAGCCTGAGAACAAAGACAAACTGATCTCAATCCTCACCTATCACGTCATTCCTGGCAAAGTAATGTCGAAGGATATTAATCCAAGTCAGATGATCAAAACCTTCAATGGGCAACAGGTCTCTATCAAGCTTTCATACGGCAAGGTGAGTGTCGACGGAGCTAATGTGACTACAGCTGACATAGAAGCTGATAATGGTGTCATTCATGTCATTGATTCAGTGATTCTTCCACAGAGCTAGTCTCTACTCAGAGTAACGTGAGTCGCCAGTGGTTCAATAAGACCAGTGGCACTTTTGTGGAACATGATTCAGAAACATGGTAAAAGTAATTAAAGAAATCACCCAACCGGAGTGGCTTATGTCAGCACACACTAGTACCTGGCCTGAACTAGCAATCGGGCTTTACGAGGCACTAACAGAAAAGAAAGCTGAAATCACTTATCACTTTGAAGATATGAAAGTTGAGATTCCTTCTGGTACAGGTCCAGAAGCTCAACATGCTCTTTGGAAATTAGATGGCAAATTGAAAATCAGCACCAAGCCCACAGAGTGACCTTCAGCAGAATCTTGAGGGGGTGAGCGAGCCCCCCGTCTTGTTCAATCAAAGTCTCCCCAGTTCCAGTCCTGAGTTTCTGCAGGATCGTAGTCCAGAACTTCTCTGACAATTTCATGTCGGTATATCTTACTACCTATGAGTTTTGCTGTAGCCATTGTAGCTATGTATCTTGGTTGTGATTCATAATATTTGGAAAACACCGTGATAACATAGACTTCATCGTTTTCGTATAAAAGCTTCCATGGTCCAAGAGTCAAAAAAGGAGATATGGTTTCCATCAAAGATTTTTCTGCTTCAAAATCTATCTCCATTCCCATTCTGTAATCAAAGCATCGATAATCAGGATGAAGCATAGTTTTGATTGAAGAGTAATCTTTTTTAGGTACCCAAGCCTCCACGCTTTTTCAAACTCTTCTGCTCTAGTCATTTTCTCTCTCTATGCTGGAATCCATGAGTTGATTTCTGCGATGGTATAGCCCACCAACTACTTGCCAACCCTTTTTCTTCTCCCCCCGCTGTCCTCCGAGATCTTACTCGCTATTGATATACTGCAATTGTGGGTTCAGTCAATTTGGTGAATCAACAATCAGCAGGAGGTGATATGGAAACTTTCCATGAAGATCGAACGTGTTTTCTTTGGGTGGTCAGTGTCGTTGTCTTGTCGATCTCCTTGGTCGCGCTGGAGAGACTGCTTTCAGTTGCACCACTGTAATTCACAACCACCGAGAATCTGAATCCAGTTGGGGTCAAGCCAACTCTGAGCACTACCTGCTTTGTGCAGGTATGAAACGTAACAACAGTGTCAACAGGTTTTTTCATACCTGACAGTAGTGGTCAATCAATAGCGCAGTTCCACTGCCCACGATGCCTCAACTGGGATCAGTTACCACACACTACAGCATCTAGCTTTCGTCTTCTTAAACTAGATATTATGTTTTATATAATATGTAATTTATAAAGCCATCACCATCTTTTCCATCTCATCCCAAGAAGGTGATGGCAGATCTAATAATTGAGAATCAGACAAGAAGGACTTGACTGCTAGCTTCAGTTTTTAGTTTATAAATGTGCGTTGAAAATCTTGGAGGCTAGTTATAAGGAGCGTTATACGGGCGAGTACAAAAGGGGTGAATCAATAACTAAATTATTGATTTCTTGTGTGATTTTAGTTGATTGGTGTTGAAGGGGGGACTCGAACCCCCACGAGCGAAAGCCCACTGCCCCCTCAAGACAGCGTGTCTACCAGTTCCACCACTTCAGCGAAAAAGAAAGTAAATTCAGTAGCTTTCTCTGTAGTCACTACATTCTTTAGAAAAACCTCCTAATTCAAAAATTCAGCAGAAATTACTTAGTTTGTTATACCGTTTGTTATACCAAATTGGGCCCTCTGCTGCCTTTTGATATTAGAGGTAACTATGTCTAGCAAGTTTGAAAAGACCCGCTTTCCAGGAGTTTATTTCAAGAATAATAGCAAGGGCGATATTACTTACTATGCCTTCTACCGCGAAGGTGAAAAGCAACTTTGTCGCAGGATTGGTAAGAAGTCAGAGGGCTGGACTCTTGCCAAAGTCAAAGACTTCAGAATCGATTTAATGGCTGATGCTAGAAAAGCTGTTTCCCCTCCAGACTGGATAATCCCAACCCCAAAACTCATACAGAAAGCAGTTTCCATTGGTGAGCTAGTGGATCTCTACTTCAAACGCAAAATTGCAGAGAGAGGCGAACCACCTAAAACTGAAACAGAATCTAGGCAGAGATTTCAAAAGCACTTTTCCATTCACTGGTCAAAAACACCCTCTGAAATTGTAGAGTTGGATCTCTTACGCATCCGACATTCGATTTTGAAGTCAGGTGGAAAAATGGCCACAGTCTCTTGGCTCTTAGGCTTTTATCGAACACTTATCAGATTTGCAGTTCAAGCAAACCTTTCTCCTGCCTTGGAATATCAGATACCTGTTCCCAAAGCCTCTGAACTCAATAACCAGGTTACAGAGCGCTTAACGAAGGAGGAGTTGAAAAGATTTCTTGATGCTCTTGATCAACAACCTCCTCAGCTGAGAAACATCTATTTGTTCAGCCTACACACCGGTGTTCGTAGGGGAGAGATATTCAAACTGTGTTGGCAAGACATTGACTTTGAACACCGAGTAGTTTTACTCAAGGACGCTAAATCAGGAAGGGATGAACGAATTCCGCTGAGTAAAAGTGCAGCTGAAATCTTAATGAATCAGTATTCACTGAAAGACCAGCGATCTGATGAGGCAAGGGAGAGAAATCTTGTTTTCTTCACAAAGACAGGAAAACCATGGGGTAAATCTAGGTCTGTGATCTGGCGGTTGCATAGAGAGATTCGATCAAAGGCAGGCTTGCCAGAGGGATTTCGAATGCTTCATGGCCTGCGACATCAT
This genomic window from SAR324 cluster bacterium contains:
- a CDS encoding excalibur calcium-binding domain-containing protein, whose translation is MLIKESQTPVSFKTAKNCRVVFGNWLGVYSGKVFTDASQLDIDHLVPLKEAHESGGHAWDVYRKRDYANDLSDPNTLIAVDRGLNRQQGASDPAEWLPPNEAYQEEYARAWIAMKLRWGLTADAKEIATLRGVLGADAEMPIVAEECSGAINPFSAKLPVTQVNCSAKKYCKDMSICDEAKTYLIQCGMKNLDQDGDGVPCEVLCN
- a CDS encoding gamma-glutamylcyclotransferase, which encodes MSKEISAWTDLFVYGTLLPNCRLQNQISGCLRHGPVILERAQLYHLGYFPGIVEEDGFVIGEWISVPPTMLKELDQIEDYDVERDPKDCLYIRKNVQIQRLTDGKSLDVEAYFYNRDSTHLLLNRENLEARFAKNQGDDVTRTERPVQHGCYRRYLGEQDEEGSWLIAFGSNLNQHRLESRVGKVGESRVGWIPNFRLVFNKQSTPSSRETFANIQYQPEFRTPAVASWLDQSQLEQLDEFEGTPDHYLRMVIPFVARDTNHVIEYYQAYVANPNKLGPGNPSESYRNHLEVGYCEYGFGEVPS
- a CDS encoding fasciclin domain-containing protein, which encodes MAGGHMKNLVETAAGNDAFKTLVAAVKAAGLVETLAGKGPFTVFAPTNEAFAKLPDGTVESLLKPENKDKLISILTYHVIPGKVMSKDINPSQMIKTFNGQQVSIKLSYGKVSVDGANVTTADIEADNGVIHVIDSVILPQS
- a CDS encoding site-specific integrase, yielding MSSKFEKTRFPGVYFKNNSKGDITYYAFYREGEKQLCRRIGKKSEGWTLAKVKDFRIDLMADARKAVSPPDWIIPTPKLIQKAVSIGELVDLYFKRKIAERGEPPKTETESRQRFQKHFSIHWSKTPSEIVELDLLRIRHSILKSGGKMATVSWLLGFYRTLIRFAVQANLSPALEYQIPVPKASELNNQVTERLTKEELKRFLDALDQQPPQLRNIYLFSLHTGVRRGEIFKLCWQDIDFEHRVVLLKDAKSGRDERIPLSKSAAEILMNQYSLKDQRSDEARERNLVFFTKTGKPWGKSRSVIWRLHREIRSKAGLPEGFRMLHGLRHHFLTMHAVAGTPAPILMKLATHKDLATTQRYIDIADADLLAAADKTESLIQQQLRTVP